The genomic stretch GTCCTGCAACAGCTACTCCTACAAAAACAGCTAATGCCCAGGCAGTGGTAATTACAATCCATCCGGAATTATTTCCTTTGGTATCCTTTAAGACAACATTGGCTACAACACCGTTGCCTAGTAAAATTAGAAGCATCGTCCCGATCACTTCTGCAATAAATGGAGTCATAAATGTATTTTTAAGGTCAGAGATTAATCTTCAATCCAGCTTTGAGCACGGGATACCGCTTTGTTCCAGGAATGAACCATGGCATCTACTTTTTCCTTTTCCAATTGAGGATGGAAATCTTTGTCTACAATCCATTGAGCCTGTATCTCATCAATATTTTTCCAGTATCCAACAGCAAGACCTGCTAAGTAAGCCGCCCCTAATGCTGTTGTTTCTAAGGTTTTGGGTCTTGTAATTTTAAATCCGAAAAGATCAGACTGTATTTGCATCAGTAGATTGCTTGCCGAAGCACCGCCGTCTACTCTTAGTTCAAGACTTGCTCTTCCTGAGTCAGCTTCCATAGACTTTACAATATCATATACCTGGAAGGCAATTCCTTCCAATGTTGCTCTGGCTATATGTCCGTCTGTAGTCCCACGGGTGATTCCTACAATAGTCCCACGGGCATATTGATCCCAGTGAGGAGCTCCTAAGCCTGTAAGAGCGGGTACAAAGTAAACCCCACCATTATCTTCAACAGAAGCTGCCAGATCATTTACTTCGTCGGAAGAATGAATAAGTTTAAGGCCATCCCTCAGCCATTGAATAGCAGCGCCTCCTACAAATACACTTCCCTCCAATGCATAGTTAACTTCTCCATTGATTTTCCAGGCAACCGTTGTTAGAAGATTATTCTTTGAAGAAACTGCTTCTTTTCCTGTATTCATTAATAGGAAACAACCTGTTCCATAAGTATTTTTTACCATTCCGGGATTAATGCACATCTGCCCAAATAAAGCAGCCTGCTGATCTCCGGCAATTCCGGCGATAGGAATTTTGGTAGAGAATAGAGTAGTCGCTGTTTCACCATATATTTCACTGCTTTGCTTTACTTCAGGAAGAATAGCTTTAGGAATATTGAAAAGGTTCAATAAATCTTGATCCCATTCTAATGTATGAATATTCAAAAGCATTGTTCTGCTGGCATTCGAAACATCCGTGATAAACATTTTTCCACGGGTTAGTTTCCATACTAGCCAGGTATCAACAGTTCCGAAGCATAATTTTCCGGCTTCAGCCTTTTCCCTCGCCCCTTCTACATTGTCAAGGATCCATTTTAATTTGGTAGCAGAAAAATAAGCATCCAATACAAGACCTGTTTTCTCCTTGATAATTTCTGCGTGTCCTTGTTCTTTCAGCTCATCGCAATATTTGGAGGTTCTTCGATCCTGCCATACAATAGCATTATAAATAGGTTCTCCGGTTTCTTTATCCCAAACTATAGTTGTTTCACGCTGGTTGGTGATTCCGATAGCGGCTACTTCCAGTCCGGAAATACCTGCTTTGGCAATAATTTCTGCAGCAACGGAGATTTGTGATGACCAGATTTCATTAGGATCATGCTCTACCCAACCTGGAGTAGGGAAGATTTGCCTGAAGTCTTTTTGAGATACATATTTGATCTCTCCGCTATGGTTGAATAGAATCGCTCTGGAGGAAGTAGTTCCCTGATCTAAAGCGAGGATTAACTTTTCATTCATATAGGTGATTAATTAAGGTTGATAACTTTAGGGGTATAAGGAGTCAATAAATATCCTTTTGCCAATTCAATGAATTCATTTTCCTGTTGCTGTGCCCATTCTTCAGAATATCCTTTTTCTTCAGCAATGATTCTGGCAACATTGTGTGCACTGTCTATGGCAGCTCTTGCATCTAGAAACAACAGGCGGGCTCGTCTTGCCAAAACATCCTCAATAGTTTCTGCCATTTCATTTCTTACGGCCCATACTACTTCTGCTACAGTAAATGGATGGTCAGGATGTATTTTTTGTGAAAAACGCGGATTGCTTTGCTGTAGAGCTTTTATAGCAGGAATGTCTGATCCGTAAACATATAAATGATTCGTTCTGTCTACTTGTTCAGGTTTTACATTTCCATGGATAGACATGTGTTCTGTTTTAGAAGTAGTGTTACCCAGATTGTGTACCTGCATGGCTTTATCTATAGTATCTTCAGCCATTTTACGATAGGTAGTCCATTTTCCGCCAATAATGGAAACCAGTCCTGTGTCAGAAGCAATAACCTTGTGGCTTCGGGAAACTTCTTTTGTGCTCTTGCTTCCATCTTTTGGAGCGGCAAGAGGGCGAAGTCCTGCAAAAACAGATTTTACATCCTCACGAGTTGGTTTTTTAGACAGGTATTGTCTTGCTGTATTTAAAACGAAACTGATTTCTTCTTCCAAAGCACGGGGCTCAAAGCTTTCACTTTCCAGAAGAGTATCCGTAGTTCCTACCAAAGCTCTGTCATGCCAAGGTACAACAAATAATACTCTTCCATCAGAAGTTTTCGGAATCATGATAGCGTCATCACTTTTCAGGAATGATTTATCCAGTACCAGATGAATTCCCTGGCTAGGTACTACCAGTTTACCATGTTTAGGATTATTCATATTAAGGATATCATTAGTAAAAACCCCGGTAGCATTAATAACCACTTTCGCATGAATCTGATACTGCTGTTTGGAGATCTGGTCTTCAGCAACCACTCCCATTACTTTGTCTTTATCATCCTTTAGAAGATTAATAACCTTCACATAATTTACTGCACTTCCTCCTTTTTCAATAATGGTTTGAGTTAAGTTGACTGCAAGTCTTGCATCATCAAACTGTCCATCCTGGTAAACAACACCACTTGCTAAGTGATTTTGTTCAATAGTAGGCAGCTTTTCAATGGTTTTTGATTTGCTGATGTATTTTGTTTTACCCAAACTTAATTTACCCGCAAGGAAATCATATACAGACAAACCTATCTTATAATAGATTCCGCCCCACCAGGTATAATTAGGGATGATGAAAGACTGATTTTTTACAATATGAGCTGCGTTTTTGGCCAACAGACCTCTTTCTTTCAAAGCTTCTTTCACTAAACCTACGTCTCCCTGTGCTAAATATCTTACTCCTCCATGTACTAGTTTGGTACTTCTGCTGGAAGTTGCTTTCGCAAAATCATGAGATTCAAGCAATAAAGTTTTGAATCCTCTGCTTACTGCGTCTAATGCTGAACCTAAACCACTGGCTCCTCCTCCTATGACTATAAAGTCCCATTCTTTTACACTGGTTAATTTACTGAGTTCTTCGTTTCGTTTCATAAATGTTTCGTTTATGTTTCGTTTTCAAATATATAAATTAAAAATGAAAGCAAAAAGAAAATAAATGAAATTTTTAAATTTGAAAAAAAAGCGCTAATTTTGAGGAAACGAATAAAATGGAGAAGCTGATACCAAGGCATGATGAAATATTGAAAGAGCTTGAGGAAAAGGGACATGTTCTTGTTCAGGACCTATGCGAAAAGCTGAATGTTTCTTCGGTTACGATACGAAAGGATTTGAACTATCTCGAAAGTTTAGGGCTTCTTTTTAGAAATCATGGAGGGGCGAGTAAACAGGTGCGATATGCTTACGAACAGAATGTAGGTGAAAAGGAAAATATTAATGTTGAAGCCAAGCAGGCAATTGCAAGGGCTGCTCTGTCTTTAATTCAGGAGAATGACTGTATCATATTGGCGTCAGGTACTACGATGCATTATCTTGCCAGAATGTTGATGAACTTTGGTCCGCTTACGGTGCTGACTTCTTCATTGAGAGTGGCTATTGAACTTTGTAATAATCCAAATATTAATGTCATTCAATTAGGGGGGGAGGTAAGAAAAAGCTCTACTTCAATTGTAGGATCTATTTCGGAAGGAATTCTTAAACAATTCTCTTGCAATAAGCTTTTCCTGGGTGTAGATGGGATTGATCTAGAATTTGGAATAAGTACATCCAATGCAGCAGAAGCGCACCTTAATCAGGTTATGATTGAATGTGCTGATAAAACAGTAGTACTTGCAGATTCCTCAAAGCTAAATAAGAAAGGTTTTGGTAAAATTGCTTCTTTGGATCAGGTGGATTATCTGATTACGGATGATGGAATAGTTGCCGAAGATCAGATTAGGCTGGAAGAAATTGGGGTTAATGTTATTAAATAATCTCGTGTAAATTCGTAAATCCATATAATTTGAGATCAAAATATAAAGTCTATGAGTAATCATGAGACTTTTATTTTTTTTTGATGGATGATTTTAATTGCATAGTTTGGTTTTGTGAAAAGAGAAGGTCATGTATTTCTTGTTGCGTTTAAAATATATGAATAGCGGTTTTTTATAAAATGGGGAAATGTTTCATTATCCTGTAGTTATGGCATTTTTTTTGTTTCCAGCTGTTGGCTTTGAATAGTTAGAATGAACAACGAAAAGAAAATAGGTGTTTTTTATATTGGATTCGTTTTTGTAAACCTGTTCTTTTTTCTGAAAATGATCTAAATGATTAAAAATCAAAATATTTTACTCAAAATATTTGTCGGTTACAAAATTATTCATAAATTTGCACACTCATTTTAGGAGCGTAGTGTGCCTATATCAAAAGTAGAAATCACTTCAGACTTCCTGAAAATGAGAAAAAACAGAAAGATAAATTTTATTATAATATAAACAATGTCAGGTATTATTGGTAAAAAAATCGGTATGACGTCTTTGTTTAACGAAGAAGGAAAAAACATTCCTTGTACAGTTATTCAAGCTGGTCCATGCTCGGTTTTACAGGTCAGAACCTTAGAAAAAGACGGTTATAAAGCTGTTCAGTTAGGTTTCGATGACAAGAGTGAGAAGAACGTTGGTAAAGCGTTAGCTGGCCATTTCAAAAAGGCTGGTTCTGCTCCTAAAGCTAAATTAGTAGAATTCTACAGAGAGTTCGTTGATGAAGTAAAAGTAGGAGAAGAAGTAAAAGTTGATTTATTCATGGAAGGTGAGTATGTTGACGTAACAGGAACTTCAAAAGGTAAAGGCTTCCAGGGTGTTGTTAAAAGACACGGATTTGGAGGTGTAATGCAGGCAACTCATGGTCAGCACAACAGACTTAGAGCTCCAGGTTCTATCGGTGCTGGATCTGACCCTTCAAGAGTATTCAAAGGGATGAGAATGGCTGGAAGAATGGGAGGTAAGCAGGTAACTGTTCAAAACCTTCAAGTGTTAAAAGTTGATCAAGAACAAAATCTTTTAGTAGTAAAAGGTGCTGTTCCGGGAGCTAAAAATTCTTATGTAATTATCAGAAAATGGAACTAGTAGTATTAAATACATCAGGAAAAGAGACCGGAAGAAAAGTAACTCTAGACGAAACAGTATTCGGAATTGAGCCAAATCAGCACGCGGTTTACTTAGAAGTTAAACAGTACCTTGCTGCACAAAGACAAGGAACTCATAAAGCAAAAGAAAGAAGCGAAATTACTGCTTCTACTAAAAAGCTTAAGAAGCAAAAAGGATCAGGATCTGCTAGATATGGTGATATCAAATCTCCAACTTTCAGAGGTGGAGGTAGAGTATTCGGACCAAAACCAAGAGACTACAGATTCAAATTGAACAAAGCTCTTAAGAGATTAGCTAAAAAATCTGTTTTATCTCAAAAAATGAGAGACAACAGCATTAAAGTTTTAGAAGATGTGAGCTTTGCTGCTCCTAAGACTAAAGATTTCATCAATGTATTAAATGCATTGGAACTTAACGGTAAAAAATCTTTATTCGTTCTTCCTGAAGCTAACAAGAATGTGTATTTATCTTCAAGAAACTTACCTAAAACTAAAGTAATGAACTTTAATGAGATCAGTTCTTACGATTTAGTAAATGCTGGTGAGATCATTTTCTTCGAAGGTGCAGTTGAAAAATTCCAGGAAAATTTAAAGAAATAAGTCATGTCAGTTATTATTAAACCAGTTATTTCAGAAAAGGCTAACTACCTTACAGATTTAAGAGGTACTTATTCTTTCTTAGTAAACCCTAAGGCGAATAAGATCGAGATCAAAAAGGCTGTTGAAGCGGCTTACGGTGTAAAAGTAGCAGACGTTAACACAATGATTTATGCTCCGAAGGTTTCTTCAAAGTACACTAAAAAAGGTCTTCAAGTAGGAAAGACAAATAAATTGAAAAAAGCGGTAATCAAACTTGCTGAAGGTGAGGTTATCGATATTTTTGCTGTAAATTAATTATTAATTATAAATAATAGTAATGTCTGTTAGAAAATTAAAACCTATCACCCCGGGACAGAGATTCAGAATTGTAAACAATTTTGAGGAAATTACTACCAACAAACCAGAGAAATCTCTAACAGTTGGTATTAAAAAGTCAGGTGGACGTAACCAAACAGGTAAAATGACCATGCGTTACACCGGAGGTGGACACAAAAAGAAATACAGAATTATTGACTTCAAAAGAAACAAAGCAAACGTTGAAGCAACTGTAAAATCTGTAGAATACGATCCAAACAGAACTGCATTTATCGCTTTATTAGAGTACGCAGACGGAGAGAAGAGATATATCATCGCTCCAAACGGTATCAAAGTTGATCAGAAAGTAGTTTCAGGTGAAAGCGTTGAACCTAACGTAGGAAACGCAATGAAGTTGAAAAACATTCCATTAGGTACTGTAATTTCTTGCGTTGAAATGAAGCCTGGTCAAGGGGCTATTTTAGCAAGAAGTGCTGGTTCTTCAGCTCAATTAACATCTAGAGATGGTAAATATGCAATCATCAAGTTACCTTCAGGAGAATCAAGAATGATCCTTACTGAATGTATGGCAATGATTGGTTCTGTTTCCAACTCAGATCACCAATTAACTGTATCAGGTAAGGCTGGTAGAAGCAGATGGTTAGGTAGAAGACCAAGAACAAGAGCGGTTGTAATGAACCCAGTAGATCACCCAATGGGTGGTGGTGAAGGACGTTCTTCAGGAGGTCACCCAAGATCTAGAAACGGTAAACCGGCTAAAGGTTACAAAACTAGAAAGAAAAACAAAGTGTCTAACCGTTACATCGTATCTAAAAGAAAATAATTATGGCAAGATCACTTAAGAAAGGACCGTTCATTCATCATACTTTAGATAAGAAGGTTCAGGCAAATATAGAGTCTGGTAAGAAGACAGTTATCAAAACTTGGTCTAGAGCATCTATGATCTCTCCGGACTTCGTAGGACAAACTATTGCTGTACACAATGGGAAATCTTTTATCCCTGTTTACGTTACAGAAAACATGGTTGGTCACAAGTTAGGCGAATTTTCTCCAACAAGATCTTTCAGAGGTCATGGTGGTAACAAAAACAAAGGAAGCAGATAATCATGGGATCAAGAAAACAAGATAGTTCAATCGCAAGAAAAGAAGCTAACAAAGACGTTGTAAAAGCTTCATTAAATAATTGCCCGTCTTCTCCAAGAAAAATGAGATTAGTTGCTGATATCATTAGAGGAGAGCAGGTAGACAAAGCTCTTTATATCTTAAAATATTCTAAGAAGGACGCTTCTAACAAGTTAGAAAAATTACTTCTTTCTGCTATGGCAAACTGGCAGGTGAAAAACGAAGGTGCGGATATCGAAGAAGCTAACCTTATCGTTAAAGAAATCTTCGTGGATAGTGCAAGACAATTGAAGAGACTAAGACCAGCTCCACAAGGTAGAGGGTATAGAATCAGAAAAAGATCTAACCACGTTACATTAATCTTAGGTAATAAAGAAAATTAATCAAGGTATGGGACAGAAGACAAATCCAATTGGTAATAGATTAGGTATCATCAGAGGATGGGATTCTAACTGGTTTGGTGGAAACGATTATGGAGACAGAATCGCTGAAGACTACAAAATCAGAAGATACCTTGAGGCTAGATTATCTAAAGGTGGTATTTCAAAAATCTTTATTGAAAGAACCCTTAAATTAGTAACAGTTACAATCACTACTGCTAGACCGGGATTAATCATCGGTAAAGGAGGTCAGGAAGTTGATAAATTGAAAGAAGAATTGAAGAAATTGACTGGTAAGGATATTCAAATCAACATTTTCGAAATCAAAAGACCTGAATTAGATGCTGTATTAGTTGCTGATAGTATTTCTAAGCAAATTGAAAACAGAATTTCTTACAGAAGAGCTGTTAAAATGGCAATGGCAAGTACTATGAGAATGGGTGCTGAAGGTATCAAAGTTCAAATCTCTGGTAGATTGAACGGAGCTGAAATGGCAAGATCAGAATCTTTCAAAGAAGGAAGAATTCCATTGTCTACTTTCAGAGCTGATATCGATTACCACTGGGCAGAAGCTCACACTACTTACGGTAGATTAGGGGTTAAAGTTTGGATCATGAAAGGTGAAGTTTACGGTAAAAGAGAACTTTCTCCACTAGTGGGACAACAGAAAAAAGGAGGTCAGTCAGACAGAGGAAACAGAGGAGGAGACAGAGACAACAGAAGACCTAGAAAAAACAACAACAATAACAATAATAATTAAAATTTTAGATTAGAAATTTTGAATTTTAAATTACCGTTACTTTTTTAAAATTAAAAAAAATCTAAAATCTAAAATCTAAAATCTAAAATTTAGAGATTATGTTACAACCAAAAAGAACCAAATTCCGTA from Chryseobacterium indologenes encodes the following:
- the rpsC gene encoding 30S ribosomal protein S3, which gives rise to MGQKTNPIGNRLGIIRGWDSNWFGGNDYGDRIAEDYKIRRYLEARLSKGGISKIFIERTLKLVTVTITTARPGLIIGKGGQEVDKLKEELKKLTGKDIQINIFEIKRPELDAVLVADSISKQIENRISYRRAVKMAMASTMRMGAEGIKVQISGRLNGAEMARSESFKEGRIPLSTFRADIDYHWAEAHTTYGRLGVKVWIMKGEVYGKRELSPLVGQQKKGGQSDRGNRGGDRDNRRPRKNNNNNNNN
- a CDS encoding DeoR/GlpR family DNA-binding transcription regulator — encoded protein: MEKLIPRHDEILKELEEKGHVLVQDLCEKLNVSSVTIRKDLNYLESLGLLFRNHGGASKQVRYAYEQNVGEKENINVEAKQAIARAALSLIQENDCIILASGTTMHYLARMLMNFGPLTVLTSSLRVAIELCNNPNINVIQLGGEVRKSSTSIVGSISEGILKQFSCNKLFLGVDGIDLEFGISTSNAAEAHLNQVMIECADKTVVLADSSKLNKKGFGKIASLDQVDYLITDDGIVAEDQIRLEEIGVNVIK
- the rpsS gene encoding 30S ribosomal protein S19 → MARSLKKGPFIHHTLDKKVQANIESGKKTVIKTWSRASMISPDFVGQTIAVHNGKSFIPVYVTENMVGHKLGEFSPTRSFRGHGGNKNKGSR
- the rplD gene encoding 50S ribosomal protein L4, with protein sequence MELVVLNTSGKETGRKVTLDETVFGIEPNQHAVYLEVKQYLAAQRQGTHKAKERSEITASTKKLKKQKGSGSARYGDIKSPTFRGGGRVFGPKPRDYRFKLNKALKRLAKKSVLSQKMRDNSIKVLEDVSFAAPKTKDFINVLNALELNGKKSLFVLPEANKNVYLSSRNLPKTKVMNFNEISSYDLVNAGEIIFFEGAVEKFQENLKK
- the rplV gene encoding 50S ribosomal protein L22 encodes the protein MGSRKQDSSIARKEANKDVVKASLNNCPSSPRKMRLVADIIRGEQVDKALYILKYSKKDASNKLEKLLLSAMANWQVKNEGADIEEANLIVKEIFVDSARQLKRLRPAPQGRGYRIRKRSNHVTLILGNKEN
- the rplW gene encoding 50S ribosomal protein L23 — encoded protein: MSVIIKPVISEKANYLTDLRGTYSFLVNPKANKIEIKKAVEAAYGVKVADVNTMIYAPKVSSKYTKKGLQVGKTNKLKKAVIKLAEGEVIDIFAVN
- the rplB gene encoding 50S ribosomal protein L2, with product MSVRKLKPITPGQRFRIVNNFEEITTNKPEKSLTVGIKKSGGRNQTGKMTMRYTGGGHKKKYRIIDFKRNKANVEATVKSVEYDPNRTAFIALLEYADGEKRYIIAPNGIKVDQKVVSGESVEPNVGNAMKLKNIPLGTVISCVEMKPGQGAILARSAGSSAQLTSRDGKYAIIKLPSGESRMILTECMAMIGSVSNSDHQLTVSGKAGRSRWLGRRPRTRAVVMNPVDHPMGGGEGRSSGGHPRSRNGKPAKGYKTRKKNKVSNRYIVSKRK
- the rplC gene encoding 50S ribosomal protein L3 produces the protein MSGIIGKKIGMTSLFNEEGKNIPCTVIQAGPCSVLQVRTLEKDGYKAVQLGFDDKSEKNVGKALAGHFKKAGSAPKAKLVEFYREFVDEVKVGEEVKVDLFMEGEYVDVTGTSKGKGFQGVVKRHGFGGVMQATHGQHNRLRAPGSIGAGSDPSRVFKGMRMAGRMGGKQVTVQNLQVLKVDQEQNLLVVKGAVPGAKNSYVIIRKWN
- a CDS encoding glycerol-3-phosphate dehydrogenase/oxidase, whose protein sequence is MKRNEELSKLTSVKEWDFIVIGGGASGLGSALDAVSRGFKTLLLESHDFAKATSSRSTKLVHGGVRYLAQGDVGLVKEALKERGLLAKNAAHIVKNQSFIIPNYTWWGGIYYKIGLSVYDFLAGKLSLGKTKYISKSKTIEKLPTIEQNHLASGVVYQDGQFDDARLAVNLTQTIIEKGGSAVNYVKVINLLKDDKDKVMGVVAEDQISKQQYQIHAKVVINATGVFTNDILNMNNPKHGKLVVPSQGIHLVLDKSFLKSDDAIMIPKTSDGRVLFVVPWHDRALVGTTDTLLESESFEPRALEEEISFVLNTARQYLSKKPTREDVKSVFAGLRPLAAPKDGSKSTKEVSRSHKVIASDTGLVSIIGGKWTTYRKMAEDTIDKAMQVHNLGNTTSKTEHMSIHGNVKPEQVDRTNHLYVYGSDIPAIKALQQSNPRFSQKIHPDHPFTVAEVVWAVRNEMAETIEDVLARRARLLFLDARAAIDSAHNVARIIAEEKGYSEEWAQQQENEFIELAKGYLLTPYTPKVINLN
- the glpK gene encoding glycerol kinase GlpK; this translates as MNEKLILALDQGTTSSRAILFNHSGEIKYVSQKDFRQIFPTPGWVEHDPNEIWSSQISVAAEIIAKAGISGLEVAAIGITNQRETTIVWDKETGEPIYNAIVWQDRRTSKYCDELKEQGHAEIIKEKTGLVLDAYFSATKLKWILDNVEGAREKAEAGKLCFGTVDTWLVWKLTRGKMFITDVSNASRTMLLNIHTLEWDQDLLNLFNIPKAILPEVKQSSEIYGETATTLFSTKIPIAGIAGDQQAALFGQMCINPGMVKNTYGTGCFLLMNTGKEAVSSKNNLLTTVAWKINGEVNYALEGSVFVGGAAIQWLRDGLKLIHSSDEVNDLAASVEDNGGVYFVPALTGLGAPHWDQYARGTIVGITRGTTDGHIARATLEGIAFQVYDIVKSMEADSGRASLELRVDGGASASNLLMQIQSDLFGFKITRPKTLETTALGAAYLAGLAVGYWKNIDEIQAQWIVDKDFHPQLEKEKVDAMVHSWNKAVSRAQSWIED